From a single Gimesia fumaroli genomic region:
- a CDS encoding tetratricopeptide repeat protein codes for MGTHIPLEQMEPIREDIRGNFKNWIEQVQSGKNEIHLDDDPEPINVGLLFSGALENLYLLQEIDDANSILAVLKSQEMHHEAEIVSARWHEIQGNLDRAVQSYQAAHELSPEDIFILYRIGKMERLMGKTGKAMQAFEKCLSIEPDNLDVIIEIAGIHENANDYPKIVETYDKIYDLRPDLVSEKGMKKVYKKACKKSGVEGKYQ; via the coding sequence ATGGGCACGCATATTCCGCTGGAGCAGATGGAGCCGATCCGGGAAGACATTCGCGGCAATTTCAAGAACTGGATCGAACAGGTTCAGAGCGGCAAAAATGAGATTCATCTGGATGACGATCCCGAGCCGATTAACGTCGGGCTTTTGTTTTCGGGGGCGCTGGAGAACCTGTATCTGCTGCAGGAAATCGATGATGCAAATTCGATTCTCGCCGTTTTGAAATCGCAGGAGATGCATCACGAAGCGGAAATCGTTTCGGCCCGCTGGCATGAAATTCAGGGAAATCTGGATCGTGCCGTCCAAAGCTATCAGGCCGCTCACGAATTGAGCCCGGAAGATATTTTTATTCTCTATCGAATCGGAAAAATGGAACGATTGATGGGAAAAACCGGCAAAGCGATGCAGGCGTTTGAAAAGTGCCTGTCGATTGAGCCGGATAATCTGGATGTGATTATTGAGATCGCCGGCATTCATGAAAACGCGAATGACTATCCCAAGATTGTGGAAACCTACGACAAGATTTACGATTTGCGGCCTGATCTCGTTTCCGAAAAAGGAATGAAGAAGGTGTATAAAAAAGCGTGTAAGAAATCAGGAGTGGAAGGCAAGTATCAGTAA